CCTGATGACCAGCGTCACCGGCCTGGACGGCACGCCGAGCGGCCCGCGGCCCGGGATGGGCGATCATCCGACTTCAATCTCGATGTTCGGCGCGATCATGCTCGGACTGTACAATCGCGAGCGCACTGGCAAGGGGGCGCGGGTGACGACCTCGCTGCTCGCCAGCGGCGCATGGGCCAACGCGTGCGACCTCCAGGCCAAGCTCCTGCACGCGACCTTTCCCGAGCGTGGCGCCGCCAAGCATCCGCCCAACCCGCTGACCGCGGTCTATCTCAGCCGCGACGCCAAGATGTTCCTGCTCGTGCTGATCGACCCCGACAACGAGTTTCCGCGCCTGTGCCGGGCCTTCGGCCAGGGCGAGCTCGCAAGCGGCGAGCTGTTCGCAACCAACGAGGCGCGCGCTCAGAACGCGGCGGCGCTCTATGCGATCCTGCAATCCGAGTTCGAGAGCCGCGACCTCGCCGAGTGGAAAACGATCTTCAAGCAGAACGATATCAAGTGGGCGCCGCTGCCCAGGCTCGACGACGTCGTCGCCGACCCGCAGATGCGCGCCGCGGGCGCGTTCGTCGAATACGAACATCCGCGCGCCGGCAGGCTGGAGACCGTCAACAGCCCGATCTTCGTTGACGGCTCACGCAAGCGAAAGCCGACCGCCGCGCCCGAGCTTGGCGCGCATACGCGCGAGGTCTTGCGCGAGCTCGGCTACGCCGACGACGCCATCGAGTCACTCGTCCGCGCCGCCGACGGACGCTAGCCCGCCGAACATCTCGCCATGCCGATGACGCGGCGCGAAATCGAGCGGATGCTGAAGGAGCCGCACGTCGCGGTGGTCGCGGTCACCGCGCCCGACGGCGCCCCGCATGCGGTACCGACCTGGTACGAATATCGCGGCGGCGAGGTCGTCTTTCATACTGAGGCGAGCGCCTTCAAGCATAAGTGCCTGCTGCACGACCCGCGTGTCACGCTGGTCGTCGATACCAAGAAGCCGCCGTACCGATGCGTGATCCTCAAGGGGCGGGCCACGATGAGCGAGGGCGTCGACGACGCGCGCATCCGACGGATGGCGGTGGCGTACATGGGCAAGCGCGCCGGCGAGGCCTACGCGCGCGAGCTCAAGGGCGAGCGAATCGTGATCGTGCGGCTTAAGCCGTCACGTACGATCTCGTGGGATTACAGCAGGGAAACTCCTTAGCGAGCGCGGGCCGGGCACACTTGCCGCCGGGGCGCTAGCGGCCGGTGAAGCGCGGCTTGCGCTTCTCGGCGAACGCACGCCCGCCCTCCTTCGCATCCTCCGAGCGCGCAACCCGCATCAACTGGCGCCGCGCAAGCGCCTGCAACTCCGACGGCCCGCGCGGCAGCAGCATATCGCGGGTGAACGTCTCAAGCAGGCCGAGCACCAGCGGCGCGCTGTCGGCAAGCTTGCGCGCATACTCGCGCGCGGACTCCATCAGACGCTTGACCGGCACCACCGCGTTGACCATCCCGACCTCGTAGGCGCGCTGCGCCTTCATGTGCGCCCCGGTCAGCATCAGCTCCATCGCGACCTTGTACGGGATGCGTACGGCGAGGCCGGCAATGAGCCCGCCGCAGAAGCCAAGCTGCGCCTCGGGATAGGAGAAGTCGGCGTTGTCCGCGGCGACGGCGAGAGTCGAGAATTCGACCAGGCAGCACGCGCCGCCGACGCAATGGCCAGCGACCGCCGCGACGATCGGCTTGGTGAGCGGCACCCCCACGCCCGGCATGCACTCCCACAGCTCCGGATCGCGCGGCGGATCGCGCAGGTCAGCGCCGGCCGAGAACGCGCGCTCGCCCGCGCCGGTCAGCACCGCGACGCGGTCGTCGCCGCCCTGGAAGTGAATCAGCGCGTCGCGCAGCTCGGCCACCAGGGCGTTGGAAAGCGCGTTGAGCCTGTCGGGGCGGTTGAGCGTGATGGTCGCAATCCGCTCGCCGGAGTCATAGAGGACTAGGTCGCTGCCCATCGGCATGCTCCGCCGCGCAGCTCAGCCAGCGACCACCGCGATCGCGTTTATCTCGATCATCAGGCGCGGATCGACCAGCGACTTGACCTCGACCAGCGTGCTCGCCGGGTACGGCGGCTTGAAATACCTGCGGCGAACTTCGTGGATCGCACCGAGCTGCTTCATATCGGTGACGAAAACCGTGATCGCAACAATGTCGTCGAAGGTCGCGCCCGCGGCGCGCAGCACGGTTGCGATATTGCGCAGGGTCTGCTCGGTCTGCGCGCGCATGTCGCCCTCGCCCACCACCCTGCCCTCGTCGTCAGTCGCCACCTGGCCCGAGATATGGAGCGTGCGGCCGGCGGGCGCCCACGCCGCATGTGAGAACGCGCCGAAGGGGGCCTTCAAACCACTGGGATTGAAGCCTTGCGCCATTTGCGTCTCCTCCTGTGCCGGTTGGCCGCGATTCTAGGACTTGGCCGCCGCCGAAGGGAACTCGGCCTTAAGCGCGCGCTCCAGCTCGTCGCGGCGCACGCCGCGCTCCTCGGCGGCGCATCTCAGCTCCTCCGTGATCCGCGCGCCGGCGCCGTGGGCGAGCTCGCGATAAACGTTGGCTG
This genomic interval from Candidatus Binataceae bacterium contains the following:
- a CDS encoding TIGR03618 family F420-dependent PPOX class oxidoreductase, yielding MTRREIERMLKEPHVAVVAVTAPDGAPHAVPTWYEYRGGEVVFHTEASAFKHKCLLHDPRVTLVVDTKKPPYRCVILKGRATMSEGVDDARIRRMAVAYMGKRAGEAYARELKGERIVIVRLKPSRTISWDYSRETP
- a CDS encoding RidA family protein, whose amino-acid sequence is MAQGFNPSGLKAPFGAFSHAAWAPAGRTLHISGQVATDDEGRVVGEGDMRAQTEQTLRNIATVLRAAGATFDDIVAITVFVTDMKQLGAIHEVRRRYFKPPYPASTLVEVKSLVDPRLMIEINAIAVVAG
- a CDS encoding enoyl-CoA hydratase-related protein, translated to MGSDLVLYDSGERIATITLNRPDRLNALSNALVAELRDALIHFQGGDDRVAVLTGAGERAFSAGADLRDPPRDPELWECMPGVGVPLTKPIVAAVAGHCVGGACCLVEFSTLAVAADNADFSYPEAQLGFCGGLIAGLAVRIPYKVAMELMLTGAHMKAQRAYEVGMVNAVVPVKRLMESAREYARKLADSAPLVLGLLETFTRDMLLPRGPSELQALARRQLMRVARSEDAKEGGRAFAEKRKPRFTGR
- a CDS encoding CoA transferase — its product is MEDRGLLAGIRVIDCGTYVAGPAAATVMSDFGADVIKIERPGGGDLWRIFSKLPGTAKAELDWCWALTSRNKRSVALDLARPEGREALLRLVRTADVFLTNYQRTLLQKFSLTWDDLSAVNPRLIYAHLTGYGDTGDEADDPAFDALAYWARSGLMTSVTGLDGTPSGPRPGMGDHPTSISMFGAIMLGLYNRERTGKGARVTTSLLASGAWANACDLQAKLLHATFPERGAAKHPPNPLTAVYLSRDAKMFLLVLIDPDNEFPRLCRAFGQGELASGELFATNEARAQNAAALYAILQSEFESRDLAEWKTIFKQNDIKWAPLPRLDDVVADPQMRAAGAFVEYEHPRAGRLETVNSPIFVDGSRKRKPTAAPELGAHTREVLRELGYADDAIESLVRAADGR